The Bacteroides sp. AN502(2024) genome includes the window AAACAGGGATAAATCATCGCAGAAAGGAATATCGCACGAACTGACTTCGCCCGCTTTGTTGGCGACAATCGTATTCACCGCTATGCTGTCATACCGAATCAGTTTGCCGCCTACAGGCAGCAGATAAAATTCTTTCACGCCGCTTGCTGCCTTGCCGACGCACCAGCACATCAGCATATTGAACTTCATGCCTGATTTCCGGCTGATTCTCACAAGGCGTGATACGTTGAGTGTCTTAAAGAACGTCACCATCGGCATAGGCGCGTTCATCCACATCTCGAAGGCGTAAGCCCGACTGGTTTCTGGGGGATTTACTTCTCTCATACTTTATGCTGTTTTCATTTAATGAATCAGGCAGCAAAAGTAGGAGAAGCATTTGAACCCGGATAGAACAAAAGGGACATTATACCGGGTCGGTGAACAAATCAGCATAAGGATTCGACACTTTCAACAAAGACATGGGCGTATATCCGCTGAATTTCTTGAACTCCCGTATGAAGTGTGACTGGTCGGCATAACCGCTTGTGTATGCTATCTGTGCCAGATTGATTTCTTCGCCCGCTTGATGCTGCATCTGCGCCAAAGCCTTTTGGAAGCGGACGATGCAAGCATATTCTTTCGGATTGATGCCTACAAACGAATGAAACAACCGTTCAAATTGTTTCTTACTTAGGCAGGCAATGGAAGACAATTCGGTTACGGGGATTTGTGGGGTAATGTATATTTGCCGAACGGCAGCACCTATCCTTTCTATTCTGTATGCGGCAGTAGATAAACTATCGGCTATCCGTGACAACAGCCATTTTTCTATATGATGTATGCAAAGGGTATAATCCTGGCAGTCGAATATTCGTGCAGCCAATTCGTTCAAGCTCTTATCCCCAAGGCTGTATCCGGAAACTTCCTGATTGTAAAAAAGCGACGTTGGCACATTCAAGAATGTACTCATGGCATGAGGGTGGAATACGACTACTATCATTTCGATGTTTCCGTCTGCATATAGGTGCGACGAGAAATTAACCTGCCCGCTGACAGTCAGTGTGTCTTGTGTAGCGTTCAGTTCGGGGATATACAGCGGTGCTTGCTTATGAAAGATGATTTGAGGGCAACCGATAGGAAAAGTAAAGGTATTCAGCGGTCGATTGCTTTTGAATACCCAGTAATACCTGATGTAAGGTTGCAGAAACGTACAAGGCTTGTAAAATTTGAAATCATCTTGAATCATTTTACAAAATTAGATAGAAAAATCGAGTTTTTCTGCATCGGCAAGATAAAGTGCACTCTTTGAAAAAAAGGAACCCTGCTATTGTAGTAGGCCAAAGCGAAAACACGCGTAAGAATGACCTACTCGATTCGAAAATTTATAATCTTAGTCCCCTTTTCGGTCTGCTTTCTTCTTCTCAGGTGCAGTTTACACCCAGTTTCTCTTTGAGTTTTTGAAACTTCATCTTGAACCATCCGAGAGTATGGATATTCTCTTTTGAATAAGGTTTCCCCTGAATTCAACAGGCTGGAAGTTGACAAGCTGCCTTGTCATTTCTTCCGTAAATCCCACTTCTCGGCATTGCTTGGCTATTATTGGTAGCAACTTTCTGCAATCATTGGGTTAATGGTAGAAAACACTACGATGTTTGTTTTTAAACACCGGATGTTTGTTTAAATCATCCCAATGAAAAAAATAATCTGTCAGCATATTTGTTTATAAATCGCTTGGGTTTTATCATCATTCCTTAATAATGTATCCCCACTGTTTTCTCTACTGCCCCCACTAAATTTCTACTGACCTCTTATGTTTTTTATTCAGAAGTGAATTTTAGAAAAAGAAAGAGGGTGTGTTATAATACCTAAATATAAAGATTTACCCCTGCCACAGATAACTATAGCAGGGGTAATTTCCTCAAAAAAGGGAATTTTGACACACCCTCTTTATATCAGTGATTCCGGAGCGATTCGAACGCTCGACCCACGCCTTAGAAGGGCGTTGCTCTATCCAGCTGAGCTACGGAACCAGCCTTATTTGCGGTTGCAAAGGTAGTGCTTTTTACGAAAATCCAAAAAAAATCCGATACTTTTTTATTCATATTTTCATTGTGTCTATAAATCAGCAATTTATATTTGAGGAATATTCTGTTGATCTATATGTGATAGGATAAATAAATGAAGATCGTTCTTTTTACGAAGAATAACGAACGTTATATAGGTTTCAAAAAGCTCAAAAAAACAAAATAGGGTTGTGTTTTTCTACTATAACTTTTACTTTTGAACGATAAATAACTAAAAAACACATAAAATTATGAAGAATTTGATTTTTTTATTTGCCTTTTGTATTGTAGTGACTAATGTTTTTGCACAAACCGACCCGAAGCAATTGAAAAAAGAAGGAAATGATGCATTCAATGCTAAAAATTATCCGGTGGCGTATGCGAAATTCAGCGAATATTTGAAACAAACGAATAATCAAGATTCTGCAACTGCTTATTACTGTGGTATAGCTGCCGATGCTGTGAAAAAATACCCCGAAGCTGTAACTTACTTTGATATAGCCATTCAAAAGAAATTTAATATTGGAAATGCATATGCCCGTAAAGCTTTGGCCTTAGATGCACAAAAGAAAACGGCTGAATATGTAGCTACGTTGGAAGAAGGATTGAAAGTGGATCCTAAGAATACCACAATGGTGAAGAATTATAGTCTTCATTATCTGAAAGCAGGACTTACCGCACAGAAAGCCGGAAAAGCAGAAGAGGCGGAAGAGTGTTTCAAGAAAATACTTCCTTTGAACCATAAGCAGTATAAAACAAACGCACTGTACAGTTTAGGAGTTCTGTGCTATAATGACGGAGCTAATATTCTGAAGAAGGCTGCTCCATTGGCAAATTCGGATGCAGATAAATATGCTGCGGAGAAAGAAAAAGCTGATGGCAGATTTAAAGAAGCATTGGATTATCTGGAAGAAGCTGCTAAGATTTCTCCGGAAAATGAAAATGTGAAGAAGATGCTTCCTCAAGTAAAAGCTGCCATGAAGTAATCTGACCAATTTTATAAATGAGAAAGGGTTGCCGATATGATACGCCGGGCAACCCTTTTTTATTGCTATCTTTTTCTAATCTATACTTTTTATGTACATTTGCCTTCCCTAAACTAAACACTGAATTATTTTATGCACTTATATAGTAAGGAACAGGCTATCAAACGGATGAATCAGCTGGGACAACTCCATCGTCCTTTTATTTTCATTGTAGATTATTTGCAGGATGCATCTTATATAGAGGAGGAAGTTGCTGTTGATTCAACTGAACTGCTATATAATTTGAACGGATTTACCAATCAAACTATATCCGATGAAGATTATGTATCCTCTTTCTCCACAGAGGCAATGCCTTCTGTACATTGGCAGCCTTGCCCCGAATCTTTCTGTTCTTACCAACGTTCGTTCAGTATTGTGCAACGAAATATTCTGGCGGGAAATAGTTTCCTTACTAATTTGACTTGTCGCACTCCGGTAGAAACCAATCTCACCCTGAAAGATATTTATTTTCGTTCAAAAGCGATTTATAAGTTATGGGTTAAAGGTCGCTTTACGGTCTTTTCTCCTGAAATATTTGTTAGAATTTGTCAGGGGAAAATTAGCTCATATCCGATGAAGGGAACCATTGACGCTTCGATCCCCTCTGCTACCCAATTGCTGATGAATGATCCGAAAGAGGTGGCGGAACATGCCACTATCGTAGATCTGATTCGCAATGATTTAAGTATGGTTGCCAATCATGTGTCAGTTTCCCGGTACCGGTATATGGATGTATTGCAGACGAATCGAGGATCCATTCTTCAGACAAGTTCTGAAATTCAGGGTATATTGCCGGAAAATTATCAGGAACATTTGGGGGATATTATTTTCAGGTTGTTGCCGGCCGGTTCTATTACCGGTGCCCCGAAGAAAAAGACAATGCAGATTATTCGGGAGGCTGAAACCTACGACAGGGGATTTTATACGGGGGTTATGGGATATTCGGATGGGACTAACTTGGATAGTGCCGTAATGATCCGTTTTGTGGAACAAGAAGGAGAAAAGATGTATTTTAAAAGTGGAGGAGGAATCACTTTCCGGAGCGATGTAGAAAGTGAGTATAATGAAATGAAGCAAAAAGTATATGTACCTATTTATTGAGACTATCCGAGTAGAGGATGGACAGATTTATAATCTTGATTATCACACAGAACGCTTTAATAAAACCCGTGCAGTCTTTTGGAAAGACAGCGTTCCACTGGATTTACAGGAATTTATACCCCCACCGCCCTTAAGCGGAATTTATAAATGCCGGATTGTATATGGAAAAGAAGTGAAAGATGTTACAT containing:
- a CDS encoding CatA-like O-acetyltransferase, family 2; this translates as MREVNPPETSRAYAFEMWMNAPMPMVTFFKTLNVSRLVRISRKSGMKFNMLMCWCVGKAASGVKEFYLLPVGGKLIRYDSIAVNTIVANKAGEVSSCDIPFCDDLSLFNRHYLQLTRQVAESCVNHDLTESMVIGTSALAQYEIDGAVGMYSGIFNNPFLIWGKYKRRLLQTTLTVSFQFHHTQMDGAHAAGFLDGIQQEIHRLRI
- a CDS encoding DUF6597 domain-containing transcriptional factor — protein: MIQDDFKFYKPCTFLQPYIRYYWVFKSNRPLNTFTFPIGCPQIIFHKQAPLYIPELNATQDTLTVSGQVNFSSHLYADGNIEMIVVVFHPHAMSTFLNVPTSLFYNQEVSGYSLGDKSLNELAARIFDCQDYTLCIHHIEKWLLSRIADSLSTAAYRIERIGAAVRQIYITPQIPVTELSSIACLSKKQFERLFHSFVGINPKEYACIVRFQKALAQMQHQAGEEINLAQIAYTSGYADQSHFIREFKKFSGYTPMSLLKVSNPYADLFTDPV
- a CDS encoding aminodeoxychorismate synthase component I encodes the protein MHLYSKEQAIKRMNQLGQLHRPFIFIVDYLQDASYIEEEVAVDSTELLYNLNGFTNQTISDEDYVSSFSTEAMPSVHWQPCPESFCSYQRSFSIVQRNILAGNSFLTNLTCRTPVETNLTLKDIYFRSKAIYKLWVKGRFTVFSPEIFVRICQGKISSYPMKGTIDASIPSATQLLMNDPKEVAEHATIVDLIRNDLSMVANHVSVSRYRYMDVLQTNRGSILQTSSEIQGILPENYQEHLGDIIFRLLPAGSITGAPKKKTMQIIREAETYDRGFYTGVMGYSDGTNLDSAVMIRFVEQEGEKMYFKSGGGITFRSDVESEYNEMKQKVYVPIY